The genome window TCGGGCCCAACTGGTTCATGAAGTACCTGATAAGGCTCACGCCCGCTTTGATGCCGTAGCACGTACCTACGAGTACCACGTGCGTACCGTGCCGGACCCTTTCGCGCCTACCTTCAGCCTTTACCTAGACCGTGCCCCCGACCTCGCCGCTATGAACGAGGCAGCTGCTATGCTGCTGGGTACGCACGACTTCACGAGCTTCTCCAAGGTAAAGGGCAGCGAGAAACACTACCTCTGCACCTGCTTTGAGGCTGGGTGGCACGAGGTGCCCGGCGGCCTGGCCTTCCGGATTAGAGCCAACCGCTTTGTTAGGGGCATGGTCCGGCTGGTGGTTGGGACGCTCTTAACGGTCGGGCGAGGAAAAATGAGTCCGCAGGAGTTTGGGGAAGTGTTTCGGAGCCTGAACCGGGTGCACGCAAGCGGGGCAGCGCTGGCTAATGGGTTATTTCTATGCCGAGTAGAATATCCAGCCGATATGGTGCCTGCTGCAGCGTTACCTACCGGTTTGCCGTACTTCTCCCGGGTGTAGGCACGTCCATTGCCAGAGCCTATTAACTGCCTTATACGGGCCGTGTTGAGGCATCTCACAATCTGCCGGCTGCCTTGTTACCCACTTATCTTTCCCACCGCTACCCACCCCAATGGAGCAAGCTACCACGACCACTAAGAGCGGCAATATTTTCGATTGGCAAGTGTTGCGCCGGCTTGTAGCGTACGTGCGGCCCTACCAGCGCGTGTTCTACTTCCTAATTTTCCTGACGGTTGCCACCGCTATACTCGGTACGCTCCGGCCCTTCCTGATTCAGCAAATGGTGGACGTCTCCATCGAGCAGGGCGACTGGGCGGGGCTGAATCGTATGTTCGGACTTCTGCTAGTGTTGCTGGTAGCCCACGCCATTGTCAGCTACTTGCAAACTTACTTTGGCGGTTGGCTGGGTCAATATATCGTACGCGACATTCGGGTGGACCTCTACAAGCACATCCTGGACCTGCGGCTGAAGTTCTTCGACAAGACCCCGATTGGCGTACTCGTGACGCGCAATATATCCGATGTAGAAACTTTGTCGGATGTATTTAGCGAAGGGTTGGCCGCAATGATTGGCGACATTTTGCAGCTGGTGTTCATCGTCAGCTTTATGTTTTACATCGATTGGCGTCTAACGTTGGTGAGCCTCTCGGTAATTCCGCCCTTGCTGTTCAGCACCTACGTCTTCAAGGAGAAGGTGAAAAAGTCGTTTCAGGAAGTACGGACGGCAGTAGCCAACCTAAACTCTTTTGTGCAGGAGCACCTCACCGGCATGAACGTGGTGCAGATTTTCAACAACGAGGAGCGGGAGTTGCGCAAGTTCAAGGCCATCAACCAGGAGCACACTCGCGCCAACATTCGCTCGGTGCTCTACTACAGCATCTACTTTCCCGTGGCCGAGGTGCTTGCCGCCGCTGGGGTAGGGCTGTTGGTGTGGTATGCAGCTCAGGGGCAGATCGAGGGCACTATTTCGAAAGGGGCACTTATTGCCTTTATCATGTACAACGCTCTGTTCTTCCGTCCCATCCGTCAGATTGCCGACCGGTTCAATACGCTGCAGTTGGGTCTGGTAAGCACTGAGCGCCTGCTGAAGCTGCTGGACAGTAAGGAGCTGATTGCCGACAACGGTACCTATATCCCTACCGATCTGCGGGGCAACGTAGATTTTGAGCACGTCTGGTTTGCCTACAACGATGAGGAATGGGTGCTGCGCGACGTGAACTTCTCCATCAAAGCCGGCCAGACGTACGCGTTTGTAGGTGCCACCGGAGCGGGCAAAACCAGCATCATCAACCTGCTGAGCCGCTTCTACGAAATCAATAAGGGCGCTATCCGCATCGATGGCCGCGACCTGCGCGAGTATGACCTCAAGGACCTGCGCCGCCACATTGGAGTAGTGCTGCAGGATGTGTTCCTCTTCGCCGGTGCCATCCGCGACAATATCACCCTGGGCAAAACTGATATTACCGATGAACAAATTTGGGAAGCAGCGGACTTAGTAGGAGCCCGCCGCTTTATCGAGCGCCTGCCCGGTGGCCTTGACTACCAGGTGATGGAGCGCGGGGCCACGCTGTCGGTGGGGCAGCGCCAGCTTATCAGCTTTGTACGGGCCATGGTGTACCAGCCCCGCATTATCATTCTGGATGAGGCTACCTCCTCCGTCGACTCCGAAACCGAGGAACTGATTCAGCAGGCCATTGAGAAGCTTATGCAGGGCCGGACTTCCCTGGTTATTGCTCACCGCCTGAGCACCATCCAAAAGGCCGACCAAATTATCGTGCTGGACAAGGGGGAGATTCAAGAGTCGGGTACGCACGAGGAGCTGCTGCGGCACCAAGGTTTCTACGCCACCCTCTACCAGATGCAGTACAAAGACGTGCTGTCGGCAGAATAAGCCGCTTGGCGTGCCTTGGCTGCTACCTTTGCAGCGGTTCTCCTACTTTTTGCCTTTCGGATTGCATGAATAAAATTTTCCTGGCTTTAGCCTTGTTACTGGCCGCTGGTTTCGCCGTGGCATATTGGAAGATGGGCGGCTTCAAAGCGCCCGTTATTACCCTCGAAACAACGGCCAAGCCCTACTACCTGGCCGGCCGCTACTACGAAGGTCCTGCCAACGATGAAGCCTTCGGCAACTTAACCCGCGACGCCTACCAATACCGCAAGGATGGAAAGTTGCGCGGCGACTTCGGCAACATCTTCTATAACAGCCCTGAAAGCTCGCGTGATGCCGCCAAGGTATTCGTTGGGGTTGTTGTGGCGGATACCACCTCACAAACACTGCCCACCAACTACCGCTACCGCACCTTTGCCGCTGGTCAGCGGGTGGTGCATGCCCGCGTAGACGCCAGTTTCCTAGTCGCGCCGGATAAATTGTATACCGGCATCAAAGAGTACGCCGCGGCCAATAAGCTCACCCTGCAGAACATTTACCTGGAGCGCTTCCCTGATAAGGGCGAGCCAGAGGTGTTGGCGGTGGTGAAGTAAGACAACCTGAAAAGCAGAAAAGCCAGTCTACCCTGTGGGTAGAACTGGCTTTTCTGCTTTTAAAGCGGTTGGGACTTAGAACAAAGCAAAACCGCCCGCTAAACCAGTGTTCAGCGGGCGGTTTTAAGGAGAGTACTTGTGTCGGGGTGGCAGGATTCGAACCTACGGCCTCGTCGTCCCGAACGACGCGCGCTACCGGGCTGCGCTACACCCCGAGGGTTAGTGCCAGTGGGCACCACGGGTATTTACTTTATGCTTTTGTCCGAAAAAAGCCTCCGGGTGGGGTTCCCAGAGGCTTTTCGAGCAACTAACTCTTCGGTCGGAGTGGCAGGATTCGAACCTACGACCTCCAGCACCCCATGCTGGCGCGATACCAGGCTACGCTACACCCCGATAGAATTATGGCACAAATGTAAGCAGGCTGGGTGCTACCACGCAAGCTTTACCCGCTAAATTTATTACCTGTAGTCAGTATTTCGTAGCTTTGGGAGTCCTGCGCCATGGCAGAAGGCTAGTGGTGTGGTAGTTGCAGAAATCAGGTGCTGAAAATAAAATAACCCCGTTGGCTGGCGCGTTTCTTGCTCCGTACCGCCACATACGTTCTTGGCCTGTTCTCTTGCGGCTGGAAGAACACCTTCTCGCTTTATCATCACCGTATCGTTCATCATCTTCGTTTAGGAACGCGTATGAAAACTTTTACTTTTCTGGGTTGTCTGCTGGCCATGCTCATGCTGTTGCACCCGGCGCAGGCACAAACCACCAAACCGGCACCTACTGCAGCAGTAGCATCTGCGGTCGTAGCACCCCCAGCCCTTATCACCGACAAGCTAGCCGACCCTACCCCAAATACCGACGCGCTTAAAGTCCGGGCCGAAGCCAATCCACTGACCAAGCGCCTGACTGTGCGCACCAACGCTACCGGTCCTACCCGGGTAGAGGTCAATGGAACTGACGGCCGGCCCGTTATTACCCGCGACTTGATTTCGGGGGATGATGCGGCGGTGCTGGACGTAAGCAGACTGCCGGAGGGCACCTATATCGTACAGTGCACCTCGGGTGAGCGGCGGGGCATGAAGCGGGTTGTTATCGGCCAGTAAATTTCCCCTAGCTGTTATTTATCACGCAAACGCCCCCTGCACGTCTGGTGCAGGGGGCGTTTGCGTGCCGGGCTAGCCAGGAGGTTTATGCTTCCTCGCTCTGGAGCTGCCGTTCGTAAAGGGCGCGGTACAGGCCGGTGTCGTCCTGCATCAGGTTCTCGTGGGTGCCGTGCTGCACAATCTGGCCGTCATCGAGCACCAGAATTTCGTCGGCTAGCTTTACCGACGACACGCGGTGGGAGATAATCAGGCTAGTGCGGTTGTGCATAATGCGCTGGAGGGCCCCCAGAATAGCATTTTCCGTATTGGTATCCACCGCCGACAAAGCATCGTCCAGAATCAGGATTTTGGGCTCTTTTACCAGGGCCCGGGCAATGCTGACGCGTTGTTTCTGGCCGCCGGAAAGAGTGATGCCCCGCTCCCCAACCTTCGTATCGAAGCCTTCCGGAAACCGCAGGATATTCTCGTACACGTTGGCATCCTTAGCGGCCTGGAGCATGCGCTCCTCATCAGGCGCATCAAGGCCAAAGTTGATGTTGTTACGGATGGAATCGGAGAACAAGAACACATCTTGGGGTACGTACCCAATCTGGCTGCGCAGGGAGCGAAGCGACAAGTCGCGCACATCTACCCCGTCAATCAGGATGCGGCCGCTGGTTACGTCGTAGAGGCGGGAGAGCACGGCGGCGACGGTACTTTTGCCGGCCCCAGTATTGCCAATAACGGCCAGCGTCTGGCCCGGCCGGATGCGAAACGACACGTCACGTAAGGCCTGGATGCCCGTATCGGGGTAGGTGAAAGTGACATGCTCAAACACGATGTCCCCCTTCAACTCCAACTCCAGATTTTGCCGAGAAACGATGTCGGTTTGCTGGTGCATGAACTCATTAATGCGGGCCTGGGAAGCCTCGGCGCGCTGCACCAAGGAGCTGGTCCAGCCCAGGGCCGTAACGGGCCAGGTGAGTAGGTTCACATAAATCAGGAACTCGGCAATGCTGCCCGTAGTAATGGTGCCGCGAATCACTTCCTGCCCGCCCAGCCACACCGTAACAATGGTGCTAATGCCCACCAAAAACAGAATCAGCGGGAAAAACAGGGAGTTCACAAAGTTCAGGCTCAAGGATTTCTGCTTGTAGTGCTCCGA of Hymenobacter sublimis contains these proteins:
- the truA gene encoding tRNA pseudouridine(38-40) synthase TruA; its protein translation is MRYFLHLAYDGTQYHGWQIQPRTLTVQQELDRCLSQVLRQPVYCLGSGRTDSGVHASHQVAHFDAELPLGLDLPTFLYRLNRALPRDIRAQLVHEVPDKAHARFDAVARTYEYHVRTVPDPFAPTFSLYLDRAPDLAAMNEAAAMLLGTHDFTSFSKVKGSEKHYLCTCFEAGWHEVPGGLAFRIRANRFVRGMVRLVVGTLLTVGRGKMSPQEFGEVFRSLNRVHASGAALANGLFLCRVEYPADMVPAAALPTGLPYFSRV
- a CDS encoding ABC transporter ATP-binding protein, giving the protein MEQATTTTKSGNIFDWQVLRRLVAYVRPYQRVFYFLIFLTVATAILGTLRPFLIQQMVDVSIEQGDWAGLNRMFGLLLVLLVAHAIVSYLQTYFGGWLGQYIVRDIRVDLYKHILDLRLKFFDKTPIGVLVTRNISDVETLSDVFSEGLAAMIGDILQLVFIVSFMFYIDWRLTLVSLSVIPPLLFSTYVFKEKVKKSFQEVRTAVANLNSFVQEHLTGMNVVQIFNNEERELRKFKAINQEHTRANIRSVLYYSIYFPVAEVLAAAGVGLLVWYAAQGQIEGTISKGALIAFIMYNALFFRPIRQIADRFNTLQLGLVSTERLLKLLDSKELIADNGTYIPTDLRGNVDFEHVWFAYNDEEWVLRDVNFSIKAGQTYAFVGATGAGKTSIINLLSRFYEINKGAIRIDGRDLREYDLKDLRRHIGVVLQDVFLFAGAIRDNITLGKTDITDEQIWEAADLVGARRFIERLPGGLDYQVMERGATLSVGQRQLISFVRAMVYQPRIIILDEATSSVDSETEELIQQAIEKLMQGRTSLVIAHRLSTIQKADQIIVLDKGEIQESGTHEELLRHQGFYATLYQMQYKDVLSAE
- a CDS encoding T9SS type A sorting domain-containing protein, yielding MKTFTFLGCLLAMLMLLHPAQAQTTKPAPTAAVASAVVAPPALITDKLADPTPNTDALKVRAEANPLTKRLTVRTNATGPTRVEVNGTDGRPVITRDLISGDDAAVLDVSRLPEGTYIVQCTSGERRGMKRVVIGQ
- a CDS encoding ABC transporter ATP-binding protein, which codes for MRALSATNTYLLRYKWHFLGGVLFVALSTLLAIFPAQIVRYAFDLVSEGIDLYHLYAGTQAQSKVYELFGRNVLLYGVLILLMALLRGIFLFFMRQTLIVMSRHVENDQKNEIYQHYQSLPLSFYRRHSTGDLMSRISEDVGRVRMYIGPALMYFMQLVILFVLIVPLMLMVNVKLTLYTLLPLPILSVSIFYVNNLIEKKSDEIQRSLASMTTFVQEAFSGIRVLKSFVREEDSHRQFAEASEHYKQKSLSLNFVNSLFFPLILFLVGISTIVTVWLGGQEVIRGTITTGSIAEFLIYVNLLTWPVTALGWTSSLVQRAEASQARINEFMHQQTDIVSRQNLELELKGDIVFEHVTFTYPDTGIQALRDVSFRIRPGQTLAVIGNTGAGKSTVAAVLSRLYDVTSGRILIDGVDVRDLSLRSLRSQIGYVPQDVFLFSDSIRNNINFGLDAPDEERMLQAAKDANVYENILRFPEGFDTKVGERGITLSGGQKQRVSIARALVKEPKILILDDALSAVDTNTENAILGALQRIMHNRTSLIISHRVSSVKLADEILVLDDGQIVQHGTHENLMQDDTGLYRALYERQLQSEEA